The segment tagatagatagatagatagatagatagatagatatgtagatagatagattgatagattgagatagatatatatataaattggtTTTCTGAAGTAAGGACAATTTATGCACCGATAGTTCATCTCAATTATTATCCGATCCTCCAGaagttacaaaaatttatatcacGATTATCACACTCTTGTACAGGGGAAGGTTAATCCTTCGGCCCTTTgtacattttcaataccaaacaaaccttatctATAGAGAATTGTTGGGGATAATTTTACCCCTCTTTGAAACcctctttaaaattttgaaatgttgtagaaattttataaaatgttaacgcTCTAAATAAATGTTTCAAAACAGATACTTAAATCTGATGTGCAgtataaagaaatgtttattgGAAGTTAAAAACCTGACTTGCGTCTCTTTCATATAGTATAGATGTTTATTTGCAACGATAGTAACTCGACTTTTCACATCATCACAATTGCTCCCCTAAAACTTTCTTAGAATAttcataaactaaaaataatacagCCGTGGCGggaattgttttcaaaattgagGGAAGCAGACCATTATAAAATGCCAATATACCCTCTTTACGCAGTATATCTGAACCAACTGACAGCATAGAACCTtttatattattgatttgtATACGTGTTTTAATTACATCGGCTGGAAATGTCACCGTCCATAAAACAATACCACCAATAGCACCCGCACACATTGTTTTAAGTGGGCCAATATCGTTTTTGGACTGATCGGGTCTAGATGTAAAGAAAAGTCATTACAATTATCTACATATATCCTTAAAAGTAAGACTCACTCTGCTAAAAATTCTCGAGTTGCTTCGTAGCTACCAAAAAAGAAGAATACTCCGGGTAATTCACGAGCAAAAGTTGAGCTTAGGCCACGATAAAAACCGGAAAAccctaaaatataaacaattcgGTAAATACTACAAAAAGAAGGCAGAATTCTTTATAGTATGGCCCAGTTGCTTCTTAAATTTCGAAAGAACTGTTTCGGAAAAAGAGCTGCTAAATAAAGGACCAACGTAACCGAATATTACTTTGCAAATTTACCTTCAGTTAAGAATATGTCTTGTGTTAGTTTAAAGGTCGTTATTGGTTTCGCCGTACTGCCTTTTGTCACATAATGTTTCATCTGAAATTTacgtttaaaattgtttatttaattgttgtaaaAGTTTGTCAATACCCCACCTCATGAACCGCTTGTAATTTACATTTAATCAACTCCGTGGGACACAGcgtaaatgtagaaaaaaaggcAGCCAAAAATCCAGCACAAGCGTTTCCCAATGCTGACAATTCACTAATCTCTTCTATATCCATAACAAAAGCAACCACCTTTTGGCAAGCACCATAGGCCGCAAATAATACTGAATTTTCAGCTACACTAGAGACTACAGCTGGTAAAGTGCCGGCGTAAAGGCCCCGACATAAGCCATCTTTACGATAGGTatgaagaaaacatttaaacatgtttttataaagCTTGGGAAAAGTTTGTTGCTTCACCTTAACCGTGTCCAAGGGCTGAGAGACATAAACTTGGGCAATACCACCTTAAAATCAAGAAAAGCTtgaataagtacttacaatttATTTCCTTAATTTACCCAAAGTTACCTAAAGATCCAGCGGTAAAATCTATTaaaccattttttaatttattatcatgtttaagatttttttgtatatcagGTTCTACCAACACAAAATCCTCAAACATATAATCCTCACCATCTTTGTGCTTGGCTTTGTCTAGTTCCGGatcttgtagaaaatattttcttaatttccaacgcaaataatttttctttacatcTTGAGGATCTTCCAACCAAACAAATCCATCTATCTCTTTGTCtataggtttttttgttttaaatcgaaatatatctttaaaaatattagatttttttaatggttTATTAAAAGCTTCATCAGACGCTTTTTCCGTTATGTGTTCATCAATCTTGTTTTCCAGGTGATTGATCGTtctaattttatgtatattttctaaAGGCTTCCACTTATCACTTCCTTTCAAAAATCCGTCTTTTAAATGATCGACTTGCATTGTCATGACGAATTCCTTAGCGTATTGTTGTTTTAGATAATCTAAATAGGTTAGTTGGAGATATGACCGTTTGAtagtttttacattattttggaAAGTATCGTTTGTTGatgaagaatttttattttgtttactcaTTTCTATgcttttatttaacatatttttataaaattttataattttaaactgttaactgttataaaatttgaaactaatttgccatattgtattgttttaagttttatcaaaaatgtGTGTCTAAATTGACCAAAAATTAGAAaatcaccaaaaatcgatttttgagtatAAACATAAATGTCTATTTATCTAGgcaactagaagagatagagccaaaacagtgaaaatgtgcgatcacttaaatttctcaccaaaaattgttttttaagtgaaaacataaaagtccatttatcttggaaactagaagagatagagccaaaacaaaagtcgattttttgagtgaaaacataaaagtccatttatcttgaaaactagaagagatagagccaaaacagtgaaaatctttgatcacttGAATtccttaccaaaaatcgatttttcgagcgaaaacattaaagtccatttatctaagAAACTAGAAGACATAGAGCAAAAACTGTGATCAGTTGAATTCCATTACCAAAAacccattttttgagtgaaaacataaaagtccatttatctagaaaactagaagagatagagacaaaacagATAAAATCTGCGATAACTTGAATTCCttaacaaaaatcgattttttgagtgaaaacataaaagtccatttatctaggaaactagaagagatagagccataacagttaaaatctgtgatcacttggaTTCCTtaccaaatatcgattttttgagtgaaaacaaaaaagtccatttatctaggaaactagtagagatagagccaaaacagtgaaaatctgtgatcacttgaattccttaccaaaaatcgattttttgagtgaaaacataaaagtccatttatcttggaaactagaagagatagagccaaaacagtgaaaatctgtgatcacttgaattccttaccaaaaacccattttttgagtgaaaccataaaagtccatttatctaggaaactagaagagatagagcctaaacagtaaaaatctgtgatcacttaaatttcccaccaaaagtcgattttttgagtgaaaacataaaagtccatttatctaggaaactggaagagatagagccaaaacagtgaaaatctgtgatcacttgaattccttaccaaaaatcgattttttgaatgaaaacataaaagtccatttatctaggaaactagaagagatagagctaaaaCTGTGATCAGTTGAATTCAATACCAAAAacccattttttgagtgaaaacataaaagtccatttatctaggaaactagaaaagatagagccaaaacaatgaaaatctgtgatcacttaaatatcccgccaaaagtcgattttttgtgtgaaaacataaaagtccatttatctaggaaactagaagagatagagccaaaacagtggaTATCTGCGATCACTtaaatttcccaccaaaaatcgattttttgagtaaaaacacaaaagtccatttatctaggaaactagaagagatagagccaaaacagtgaaaacataaaagtccatttatctaggaaactagaagagatggaGCCAAAACtgtggaaatctgtgatcacttcaatttcccaccaaaagtcgattttttgagtgaaatcataaaagtccatttatcttggaaactagaagagatagagccaaaacagtgaaaatctgtgatcacttgaattccttaacaaaaacccattttttgagtgaaaatataaaagtccatttatcttggaaactagaagagatatagCCAAAACAGTGAATATCTGTTATCACTTgaatttcttaccaaaaatcgattttatgagtgaaaacataaaagtccatttatctaggaaactagaagagatagagctaaaaacccattttttgagtgaaaacataaaagtccatttatctaggaaactagaaaagatagagccaaaacagtgaaaatctgtgatcacataaatatcccaccaaaagtcgattttttgagtgaaaacataaaagtccatttatctaggaagctataagagatagagccaaaacagtggaaatctgtgatcacttaaatttcccaccaaaagtcgattttttgagtgaaatcataaaagtccatttatcttggaaactggaagagatagagccaaaacagtgaaaatctgtga is part of the Lucilia cuprina isolate Lc7/37 chromosome 3, ASM2204524v1, whole genome shotgun sequence genome and harbors:
- the LOC111689360 gene encoding mitochondrial ornithine transporter 1-like — translated: MLNKSIEMSKQNKNSSSTNDTFQNNVKTIKRSYLQLTYLDYLKQQYAKEFVMTMQVDHLKDGFLKGSDKWKPLENIHKIRTINHLENKIDEHITEKASDEAFNKPLKKSNIFKDIFRFKTKKPIDKEIDGFVWLEDPQDVKKNYLRWKLRKYFLQDPELDKAKHKDGEDYMFEDFVLVEPDIQKNLKHDNKLKNGLIDFTAGSLGGIAQVYVSQPLDTVKVKQQTFPKLYKNMFKCFLHTYRKDGLCRGLYAGTLPAVVSSVAENSVLFAAYGACQKVVAFVMDIEEISELSALGNACAGFLAAFFSTFTLCPTELIKCKLQAVHEMKHYVTKGSTAKPITTFKLTQDIFLTEGFSGFYRGLSSTFARELPGVFFFFGSYEATREFLAEPDQSKNDIGPLKTMCAGAIGGIVLWTVTFPADVIKTRIQINNIKGSMLSVGSDILRKEGILAFYNGLLPSILKTIPATAVLFLVYEYSKKVLGEQL